A single window of Pseudophryne corroboree isolate aPseCor3 chromosome 5, aPseCor3.hap2, whole genome shotgun sequence DNA harbors:
- the LOC134928443 gene encoding uncharacterized protein LOC134928443, whose translation MTSHMEKMIVNHGPRWACVILTLITVLTLPCRTEVDISQKEGVTTLWYNSSNTHVATYVLDYFMLSKLAEAKHSIHKKRKSGISETVYICVTDSWWGYNCDSWGSVGWNTGIDWGYRPSDALNRWSQPGGIPLLSRMSIFKMDEGPSAYRFRLNIERPSRADNGTYVVGIWWGTGYYSERQSFHLWDMFNNPAYQSKAIPQGKPLRPHIATFKDMIAINNPTFEDILAIETGFSDINFWLEWMKYSANKHNKSNCYVCGRSRPHLGTVPLNIPLEQESCFFSLYNGTKTNDSQCEMWKKEYPILSKDPNPGNTITIYPGNYTCYVSNTSSARDLKTFPPGYCTSKRTTVLVNQTKSLGDIYYICGDMKLRTKLDTTWQGECALAKVIMPLHIIPGEEQPPSPVVTPRRRKRESPGGSFDPHVYIDTIGVPMGVPNEFKARDQVAAGFESLIPIITVNKNVAWINYIYYNQQRFINDTKDALKGIAEQLVATSQMTFQNRMALDMLLAEKGGTCVYIGKVEGCCTYIPDNTGPNGKVTLAINKLENLSTELKRNSGIDNPWSQYFGWFENWKQALVQLGIFILIALILICVVVYCVIPCCRKLTSKGIDNALMYEDITTLRDDSPKAYAQYLTTYRLKKSHCKNHII comes from the coding sequence atgacctcacacatggagaagatgattgtgaaccacggaccccgctgggcatgtgttatcctaaccctcatcacagtcctaacacttccctgtagaactgaggttgacatctcacaaaaggaaggggtgaccaccttatggtataactcctccaacacacacgtagccacctatgtcttagattactttatgctctccaagcttgctgaagcaaaacactctatacacaaaaaaagaaaatcaggaatatctgagacagtttatatttgtgttactgattcatggtggggatacaactgtgattcctggggatctgtggggtggaacacaggaattgactgggggtacagaccatcagatgccttaaatagatggagccaacctggtggaatacctctactctctagaatgtctatctttaagatggacgagggcccaagtgcatataggttcagattaaacatagaacgccccagcagagcagataatggtacctatgtagttggaatatggtggggaacagggtactatagcgaaaggcaaagctttcatttatgggacatgtttaacaatccagcgtatcagtctaaggctatcccccaaggtaaacccctaaggcctcatatagctaccttcaaggatatgatagccattaacaatcccacctttgaagacatcctagctattgaaactggtttctctgacatcaatttctggttagaatggatgaaatatagcgccaataaacataataaaagtaactgctatgtttgtggcagatctaggcctcacctaggcacagtgccccttaatatacccctagagcaggaaagttgttttttcagcctttacaacggcaccaaaaccaatgacagtcaatgtgaaatgtggaaaaaggaatatcCTATCCTATCAAAAGACCCCAATCCAGGtaataccataaccatatatccaggGAATTACACCTGTTATGTCTCTAACACTTCCAGCGCCAGGGACTTGAAAACCTTCCCCCCAGGTTACTGTACATCTAAAAGGACTACTGTCCTGGTGAATCAAACCAAATCCTTAGGTGACATCTACTATATCTGTGGGGATATGAAATTAAGAACAAAATTAGATACTACTTGGCAAGGAGAATGTGCCCTGGCTAAGGTGATcatgcccctccatatcatcccaGGAGAGGAGCAGCCTCCCTCTCCCGTTGTAACCCCCAGGAGAAGAAAGAGGGAAAGCCCAGGGGGCAGTTTTGATCCACATGTATATATAGATACTATTGGGGTACCTATGGGTGTACCAAATGAGTTTAAAGCCAGGGACCAAGTGGCAGCTGGGTTTGAATCGTTAATACCCATAATTACTGTGAATAAAAATGTTGCTTGgattaattacatttattataatcagCAGAGATTTATAAATGACACAAAGGATGCTCTTAAAGGCATAGCTGAACAATTggtagccacttcccaaatgacattccaaaaccgcATGGCCCTTGATATGCTACTAGCAGAGAAAGGGGGCACCTGTGTCTATATTGGGaaggtagaaggatgttgtacctacATACCTGACAATACTGGCCCTAATGGCAAAGTCACCTTGGCCATAAACAAACTGGAAAACTTATCCACTGAACTTAAAAGAAATTCTGGTATTGACAACccctggagccaatactttggctggtttgaaaattggaaacaagcCCTCGTCCAGTTAGGAATCTTCATACTAATTGCCTTGATTCTCATCTGTGTTGTTGTATACTGCGTAATACCCTGTTGCAGAAAGCTCACTTCCAAAGGTATCGACAACGCACTTATGTACGAAGACATCACCACTTTACGTGATGATTCCCCTAAGGCCTACGCCCAATACTTAACCACTTATCGATTAAAGAAATCCCATTGTAAGAATCACATAATATAA